The proteins below come from a single Xyrauchen texanus isolate HMW12.3.18 chromosome 1, RBS_HiC_50CHRs, whole genome shotgun sequence genomic window:
- the LOC127651680 gene encoding interleukin-8-like: MMKFTVAAFTILICMTLLSTTESRSLQQLRCNCIKTYSGKPIPIQKIQVLKVIYAGAHCKNMEIIATVKERETCLNPTDIWVKTLMEEKNKKNE; this comes from the exons ATGATGAAGTTCACTGTAGCAGCCTTCACCATTCTGATCTGCATGACGCTACTGTCCACAACAGAAA GTAGATCCCTACAACAACTACGTTGCAACTGTATTAAAACATATTCAGGAAAACCAATCCCTATCCAGAAAATACAAGTATTGAAGGTCATTTATGCTGGTGCACATTGCAAAAATATGGAGATCAT TGCCACGGTGAAGGAAAGAGAAACTTGTCTCAATCCCACAGATATATGGGTGAAAACTCTCATGGAAGA AAAGAACAAGAAGAACGAATGA